Proteins encoded within one genomic window of Bdellovibrio sp. ArHS:
- a CDS encoding N-acetylmuramoyl-L-alanine amidase, producing MNLCKTRKLVALALIAWGLPASALHIMIDPGHGGVDTGAVHGPAKEADLVLKVAQRLKSHLEKNTAFKVSITRNNDRNLSLPSRVKMAEDAKADLFVSLHANAASDQRAKGVEFFFQNNLPPDEESLFLASQENQMVLNSKELHSISGGDELSKKGDVAAIVEDLQRQNRMESSLHLTKTLTQVWNSDSSATHATIKQAPFYVISKTSMPSVLIEIGFLTNPREAKRLLTSEYQSDLAQKIYSALLSYKEKMDNRTAKTLD from the coding sequence ATGAATCTATGCAAAACCAGAAAGCTCGTTGCTTTGGCGCTTATCGCTTGGGGCCTGCCGGCGTCAGCTCTGCACATCATGATTGATCCCGGCCATGGCGGCGTCGACACCGGCGCAGTTCATGGTCCGGCCAAAGAAGCTGATTTGGTCTTGAAGGTTGCGCAAAGACTTAAAAGCCATCTTGAAAAAAACACCGCTTTCAAAGTCAGCATCACTCGCAATAACGATCGTAACTTAAGCTTACCGTCGCGAGTTAAAATGGCGGAAGACGCCAAGGCTGATCTATTCGTCAGCCTGCACGCGAACGCGGCCTCTGATCAACGCGCCAAAGGCGTTGAATTCTTTTTCCAAAACAATCTTCCTCCGGATGAAGAAAGTCTTTTCCTGGCAAGTCAGGAAAATCAGATGGTTCTGAACAGCAAAGAACTGCACAGTATTTCCGGCGGAGACGAACTTTCCAAAAAAGGCGACGTCGCCGCCATCGTCGAGGACTTGCAACGTCAGAACCGCATGGAAAGCAGTCTGCATTTAACGAAAACTCTGACGCAAGTGTGGAACTCCGACAGCAGCGCTACACACGCGACCATCAAGCAGGCCCCCTTCTATGTCATTTCAAAAACATCGATGCCTTCCGTTTTGATTGAGATCGGATTTTTGACGAATCCTCGTGAAGCAAAAAGGCTTTTGACCTCGGAATATCAGAGCGATCTTGCGCAAAAAATCTACAGCGCCCTGCTCTCTTACAAAGAAAAGATGGACAATCGCACAGCGAAGACATTAGATTAG
- a CDS encoding chloride channel protein, whose product MRPSDLLQHEHVKTAQNKIFFNLPFWLAAGAAAGISVLYNVLFKICEEWALQHANSHLLLFTAPLAVLASFLIGHFFSKEALGSGIPQVLAAAEMAPSNHPFLKKLLSIRMVIAKIIGSCLCIFGGGVSGREGPTLQVSAAVFYQFSKYWPKKFPQPQLPSMILAGGAAGLASAFNTPLGGIVFAIEEMSKTHISVIRTAVFQAVIIAGILAQVFLGNYLYLGDARFQAYNWHALYQTVAIAAIVGVVGSFFAESLFRVSSWRNKKSFWVKVLITLFFGACLSLTIYLCGPSTVGAGKTVMVSILDHPLNPTEASLPIGRILGNFFTYVGGVIGGVFAPALASGATLGQFLAQSFGFEYVKLMIMVGMVAFLTGITRTPFTSFVLVLEMSDSHEIILYLMLSSLVANVMARLVNSTSFYEQVAHNLIRQNAPELLEKKH is encoded by the coding sequence ATGCGTCCATCCGATCTTCTTCAGCACGAGCACGTCAAAACTGCGCAAAATAAAATTTTCTTCAACCTCCCCTTCTGGCTGGCTGCGGGAGCAGCTGCGGGCATCTCGGTGCTTTACAATGTTCTATTTAAAATCTGTGAAGAATGGGCTTTGCAGCATGCCAACTCTCACTTGTTACTCTTCACAGCACCTCTGGCGGTGCTAGCATCTTTTCTTATCGGGCACTTTTTTTCCAAAGAGGCCCTAGGCAGCGGCATTCCTCAAGTTCTTGCGGCCGCCGAGATGGCCCCCAGCAATCATCCATTTTTGAAAAAACTTTTAAGTATCCGCATGGTCATCGCGAAAATTATCGGCTCATGCCTTTGCATTTTCGGGGGCGGAGTCTCGGGACGTGAAGGTCCCACCTTGCAAGTTTCAGCCGCTGTGTTCTATCAGTTTTCTAAGTATTGGCCCAAAAAGTTTCCTCAACCACAGCTTCCTTCCATGATTCTTGCCGGCGGCGCTGCGGGCTTGGCCTCGGCCTTCAACACGCCTTTGGGAGGAATTGTTTTCGCCATTGAAGAGATGTCAAAAACTCATATCAGCGTGATTCGCACTGCCGTCTTTCAAGCAGTCATCATCGCCGGGATTTTGGCGCAGGTATTTTTAGGTAACTATCTTTATTTGGGTGATGCCCGATTCCAGGCATACAACTGGCACGCCCTTTATCAAACCGTGGCCATTGCCGCTATCGTCGGTGTCGTCGGAAGTTTCTTTGCGGAAAGTCTTTTTCGGGTTTCTTCCTGGCGAAACAAAAAATCCTTCTGGGTGAAAGTGCTTATTACACTGTTTTTTGGCGCCTGCCTAAGTCTGACAATTTATCTTTGTGGCCCGAGCACGGTCGGCGCGGGAAAGACCGTGATGGTTTCCATTTTAGATCACCCATTAAATCCGACGGAAGCCAGCTTGCCGATCGGTCGAATTTTGGGAAACTTTTTTACCTACGTCGGCGGCGTGATTGGCGGCGTGTTTGCTCCGGCTCTTGCCAGCGGCGCCACCTTAGGTCAGTTTCTGGCGCAGAGTTTTGGGTTTGAATACGTCAAGCTGATGATTATGGTGGGGATGGTTGCCTTTTTAACGGGAATCACGCGCACGCCATTTACTTCTTTTGTTTTAGTTTTGGAAATGAGCGATTCGCACGAAATTATATTGTATCTGATGCTGTCGTCATTGGTTGCAAATGTCATGGCTCGTCTGGTGAATTCGACGTCATTTTATGAGCAAGTGGCGCATAATCTTATACGCCAAAATGCCCCTGAACTTTTAGAGAAAAAACACTGA
- a CDS encoding DUF3617 family protein has product MKYAIILTVFLTSFAQAQKLEPGLWKTKSVLILNGIPLPPAENEECISSTQTKNLKETITKELKKNDCQLNHWQLKGMQLQASLSCQKSEFNAKGTLRGKVTAKSYDLSGEAEGTYNVIPSQATLKLTGRWTRVCKK; this is encoded by the coding sequence ATGAAATACGCAATCATCCTGACGGTGTTTCTTACGTCTTTTGCGCAAGCGCAAAAGCTTGAGCCGGGACTATGGAAGACTAAGAGTGTGCTGATCTTAAATGGGATTCCCCTGCCTCCAGCTGAAAATGAAGAGTGTATTTCCAGCACCCAAACAAAGAATCTCAAAGAGACCATTACCAAGGAACTTAAGAAGAACGACTGTCAGTTAAATCACTGGCAGTTAAAGGGCATGCAGCTTCAAGCTTCCTTAAGCTGTCAGAAAAGTGAATTCAATGCCAAAGGGACTTTGCGCGGCAAAGTCACAGCGAAAAGTTATGATTTAAGTGGCGAGGCGGAAGGCACCTATAACGTCATTCCTTCGCAAGCTACATTGAAGCTCACGGGCCGATGGACCCGTGTCTGCAAGAAATAA
- a CDS encoding mechanosensitive ion channel family protein: MEKFLFEQTELFSHDLTVALKATVFVIPNWKWGALGLALVLGFFLRPVFQFILKEFKRHNPFIKKFPKSFSAYFLALPIERPMAWLLVIFFWFAIGDAIELSGKFGTYYDHVLKGLVALYLIRVIYYAVDALSTVFMDMAAKTESTYDDQLVPFASRAMKVVVVVLGVLIALQSFGLNVMSLLAGLGLGGLALALAAQDTAANLFGSITILVDHPFKIGDWVKVKDMEGTVEEIGFRSTRIRTFYNSVITIPNAMMAKETIDNMGVRPARRIRQILGLTYETTPQKIEEFCEHVRYILRQHPEVNPDTITVAFNNYNASSLDVLLNFHINVSTGAEELALQQKIFLEILKIAEQLKVDFAYPTQTVYYKNPESASVST, from the coding sequence ATGGAAAAGTTTCTTTTTGAACAAACCGAACTCTTCTCGCACGATCTGACCGTGGCTTTGAAAGCCACCGTCTTTGTCATTCCCAACTGGAAGTGGGGAGCTTTAGGTTTAGCTCTGGTACTCGGCTTCTTTCTTCGCCCCGTCTTTCAATTCATTTTAAAGGAATTCAAAAGACACAATCCTTTTATTAAAAAATTCCCGAAAAGCTTTTCGGCTTATTTCCTGGCTCTGCCTATCGAGCGCCCGATGGCCTGGCTTTTGGTGATCTTTTTCTGGTTTGCGATTGGTGACGCCATTGAGTTGTCGGGAAAATTCGGAACTTATTATGACCACGTTCTTAAAGGGCTGGTAGCACTTTATTTGATACGTGTGATTTACTATGCCGTCGATGCCTTAAGTACGGTCTTTATGGATATGGCCGCGAAGACGGAAAGCACCTATGATGACCAGCTTGTGCCCTTTGCCTCGCGCGCGATGAAAGTCGTCGTGGTGGTGCTCGGCGTGCTGATCGCTTTACAAAGTTTTGGCCTGAACGTGATGTCTCTACTCGCCGGTCTGGGACTGGGAGGTTTGGCTTTAGCCTTGGCAGCGCAAGACACCGCCGCCAATCTTTTTGGTTCCATCACAATTCTGGTCGATCACCCGTTTAAAATCGGCGACTGGGTGAAAGTGAAAGACATGGAAGGCACCGTGGAAGAGATCGGCTTCCGCTCAACTCGCATTCGCACCTTCTACAACTCGGTAATCACCATCCCCAATGCGATGATGGCCAAAGAAACCATCGACAACATGGGAGTTCGCCCCGCCCGCCGCATTCGTCAGATTCTGGGTCTGACCTATGAGACCACGCCCCAAAAGATTGAAGAGTTCTGTGAACATGTTCGCTACATTTTACGCCAGCACCCAGAAGTGAATCCAGACACCATCACGGTGGCCTTTAATAACTACAATGCCTCGTCACTGGATGTTCTTTTGAACTTTCATATCAATGTGTCTACCGGCGCTGAAGAACTTGCCTTGCAGCAGAAAATATTTTTAGAAATTCTAAAGATCGCGGAACAGCTAAAAGTGGATTTTGCTTACCCTACACAAACTGTGTATTACAAAAATCCTGAAAGCGCTTCGGTCTCGACATAA
- a CDS encoding undecaprenyl-diphosphate phosphatase: MNYLHAIILGIVEGITEFLPISSTGHMVIASSVMGIHDDQFVKNFEVIIQFGAILSVLVLYWKRFLPDWNFYKKLFVAFLPTGIIGFLVKDLVDQMLGSVQVVAWALIIGGGILVWSDRIFAHLTAMGRKTDDLSYGDSVKLGLFQALAMIPGVSRSAATIMGGLTLGMNKKEAAEFSFFLAVPTMAAATGYKLLKVYKTIEAGQLGVLAVGCVVAFFVAMLAIKFFINIVARYGFRGFGYYRIVLGIIILIMIYTGHNLQLT; this comes from the coding sequence ATGAATTATCTGCATGCGATCATCCTCGGTATCGTCGAAGGCATCACTGAATTTCTGCCGATTTCGTCCACGGGACACATGGTGATCGCCAGTTCGGTGATGGGCATTCATGACGATCAGTTTGTTAAGAACTTCGAAGTCATCATTCAGTTCGGCGCGATTTTGTCAGTGCTCGTGTTGTACTGGAAACGCTTCCTTCCCGACTGGAATTTCTATAAAAAACTTTTCGTCGCCTTCCTGCCGACTGGCATTATCGGGTTCTTGGTGAAAGACTTGGTCGATCAAATGTTGGGCAGCGTTCAGGTGGTCGCGTGGGCGTTGATCATCGGCGGCGGCATTTTGGTATGGTCCGATCGAATTTTTGCGCACCTCACGGCGATGGGGCGCAAAACCGATGATCTTTCCTATGGTGACTCGGTGAAGCTGGGGCTGTTTCAAGCCTTGGCCATGATCCCCGGAGTGTCGCGGTCCGCAGCCACAATCATGGGCGGATTGACGCTTGGCATGAATAAAAAGGAAGCAGCCGAATTTTCATTTTTCTTGGCCGTACCGACAATGGCCGCAGCCACGGGTTATAAATTGTTAAAGGTCTACAAAACAATTGAGGCAGGACAACTGGGAGTTTTGGCCGTGGGCTGCGTGGTGGCTTTTTTCGTCGCCATGCTGGCCATTAAGTTCTTCATTAATATAGTCGCACGATACGGTTTCCGAGGTTTTGGCTACTATCGCATCGTCCTTGGCATCATCATCCTTATTATGATTTATACCGGACACAATCTTCAGCTGACTTAG
- a CDS encoding S8 family serine peptidase, which yields MKRALLLGALLFGSQAFAGEYLVKYKNTSALNMLNTMTMSKVATVQMTDHNATASLVKVNIVKSHEAQALASLLSQPGVEYVVPNFKLKAFSAPVDAAALKEQWAIAKVQAEKAWQRAGNKGNRNVIVAVIDTGVDYRHPSLAPNMIPGYDFKENDADPMDKTGFQNPGHGTHCAGAVGATGLVDGGIIGLAPEVSMMPLRFLGEDGSGDLNNAIKAIDYAVEKGAHIISASWGAAVPRSTAAPLLEAIKRADDKGVIFIAAAANDGKNNDKTEMYPANNGFPNSITVAASGASDAKPSWSNYGTATVHVAAPGENIMSTLPNNKYGNLSGTSMATPLVSGLVALMKAQDPSLTGAQVRAILQTTGAKVSIETACNCRVDAYEAVEAVMSKKMVVVPAAATIQPSSTLALSVLNGKSPFKFASSNTSVATVDNNGTLTAVANGSTTVTVTDANGKTATTLNINVGAKSGGSNPNPPPDDGGGLPDPGNPGEPGECPLGDPMICQIICQIQPDLPFCQQ from the coding sequence ATGAAACGTGCATTATTATTAGGTGCATTGTTGTTCGGTTCACAGGCGTTCGCTGGCGAATACTTGGTGAAATATAAGAACACAAGCGCGCTCAACATGCTTAACACAATGACAATGTCTAAAGTTGCGACTGTTCAAATGACTGATCACAACGCAACGGCAAGTCTTGTAAAAGTGAACATCGTAAAAAGCCACGAAGCACAAGCTTTGGCGAGTCTTCTTTCTCAACCAGGCGTTGAGTACGTTGTTCCGAACTTCAAATTGAAAGCCTTCTCGGCTCCTGTTGATGCTGCGGCATTAAAAGAGCAATGGGCGATCGCAAAAGTTCAAGCTGAAAAAGCTTGGCAACGTGCGGGTAATAAGGGGAACCGCAATGTGATCGTGGCAGTTATCGATACAGGTGTTGACTACCGCCATCCATCTTTGGCTCCGAACATGATCCCAGGTTATGACTTCAAAGAAAACGATGCCGATCCAATGGATAAAACAGGATTCCAAAATCCAGGTCACGGTACTCACTGCGCGGGCGCAGTAGGTGCAACTGGTTTGGTTGACGGTGGTATCATCGGTTTGGCTCCGGAAGTTTCTATGATGCCACTTCGCTTCTTGGGTGAAGATGGTTCTGGTGACTTGAATAACGCGATCAAAGCTATCGACTATGCGGTCGAAAAAGGCGCGCATATTATCTCTGCATCTTGGGGTGCGGCGGTTCCTCGTTCTACAGCGGCTCCTCTTCTTGAGGCGATCAAACGTGCTGATGATAAAGGTGTTATCTTCATCGCAGCAGCGGCGAACGATGGTAAAAACAACGACAAAACTGAGATGTATCCAGCAAACAACGGTTTCCCTAACTCTATCACAGTTGCGGCTTCCGGTGCTTCTGATGCAAAACCATCTTGGTCTAACTACGGTACAGCGACTGTTCACGTAGCGGCTCCTGGTGAAAACATCATGAGCACATTGCCAAACAATAAGTACGGAAATCTTTCTGGTACTTCCATGGCGACTCCGCTTGTATCTGGTCTAGTGGCTTTGATGAAAGCTCAAGATCCTTCTTTAACTGGTGCGCAAGTTCGTGCGATTCTACAAACGACAGGTGCTAAAGTTTCTATCGAAACTGCATGTAACTGCCGCGTTGACGCTTACGAAGCTGTTGAAGCCGTGATGTCTAAGAAAATGGTTGTCGTTCCTGCTGCAGCAACGATCCAACCTTCTTCGACTTTGGCACTTTCTGTTCTTAACGGTAAGTCACCATTTAAATTCGCTTCTTCCAACACTTCAGTTGCGACTGTCGACAACAACGGAACTTTGACGGCTGTTGCGAACGGTTCAACAACTGTGACTGTGACGGATGCTAACGGTAAAACAGCGACTACTTTGAACATCAACGTAGGTGCTAAATCCGGCGGTTCAAATCCGAACCCTCCACCAGATGACGGTGGCGGTCTTCCTGATCCAGGCAACCCTGGCGAGCCAGGCGAATGCCCACTGGGTGATCCAATGATCTGTCAAATCATCTGCCAGATCCAACCAGATCTACCATTCTGCCAACAGTAA
- a CDS encoding DUF6279 family lipoprotein, with the protein MKYLILLSFVLLASACSRSGIMVRMFDDLATSKADDYFELTSKQREELKKDLQKDVDVARKELLPQIAKSLRSLEPQVHKDKPDAELLAAQMAEFQNYFKKLSSYFGDTAVKTSLSLEPSQFFHFAKDVREDIEKDSEAKAREKIEKRYKRSVEFWIGGISSLQKEKIQNFLKAHPFPIKLEKESKEHVLNQFLEAKKNQENLKKFVKDFFTDYESVRLPAYTEALNAHKKAFQKFLIDEFWGTVSKSQKDTLKENLSSRAEDLESIARYN; encoded by the coding sequence ATGAAATATTTAATCCTTCTGTCATTTGTGCTTTTAGCGTCAGCCTGTAGCCGCTCTGGCATCATGGTTCGGATGTTTGATGATCTGGCGACATCAAAGGCCGATGACTACTTCGAACTGACCAGCAAACAGCGTGAAGAGCTTAAAAAAGATCTGCAAAAAGACGTCGACGTTGCTCGTAAAGAGCTGCTTCCACAAATCGCCAAAAGTCTTCGCTCTTTGGAACCGCAAGTTCACAAAGACAAACCGGACGCGGAACTTCTGGCCGCACAGATGGCAGAGTTTCAAAACTATTTCAAAAAACTTTCAAGCTATTTTGGCGATACCGCCGTAAAAACCTCTTTGTCTTTGGAGCCATCGCAATTCTTTCATTTCGCCAAAGACGTGCGCGAGGACATCGAAAAAGACTCTGAAGCTAAAGCGCGGGAGAAAATAGAAAAACGCTACAAACGCTCGGTGGAATTTTGGATCGGTGGGATTTCGTCACTTCAGAAAGAGAAAATACAAAACTTCTTAAAGGCCCATCCCTTTCCGATCAAACTGGAAAAGGAAAGCAAAGAGCATGTCTTAAACCAGTTTTTGGAAGCTAAAAAGAATCAGGAAAACCTGAAAAAATTCGTGAAAGACTTCTTTACCGATTACGAATCCGTGCGACTGCCCGCTTACACGGAAGCCCTTAATGCCCACAAAAAAGCGTTTCAAAAGTTTCTTATCGACGAGTTCTGGGGCACGGTCAGCAAAAGTCAGAAAGACACCCTGAAAGAAAATCTTTCTTCCCGCGCAGAAGACCTGGAAAGTATCGCGCGCTACAACTAA
- a CDS encoding enoyl-CoA hydratase-related protein — MDFYLQKFTHLKVSLSGAVLWLRLDNVEQSNAISLEMVDSLTRVLRYADFDSGVRVIVIQGEGPSFCAGGDVKAMQNKTGMFAGESNELRMRYIHGIQQIPKCIEELSTPLIAMVNGPAIGAGCDLAMMCDLRVGSAKSKFGETFVKLGLVPGDGGTFFLQRVIGFSKAMQMSLTGDLIAGEQAYHWGLLNYFVEEAQLEAETRKVAEKIAANAPVAVQMTKKAMKMAYLNDLHTVLDVSAAYQGITQRTADHFTALQAMKDKKTPEFSGY; from the coding sequence ATGGATTTCTATTTGCAGAAGTTTACGCATCTTAAGGTTTCGCTTTCTGGGGCGGTGCTTTGGTTGAGGTTGGATAATGTTGAACAGAGCAACGCTATTTCGTTGGAGATGGTGGACTCTTTGACTCGGGTTTTGCGGTATGCGGATTTTGATTCTGGCGTGCGTGTGATTGTGATTCAGGGTGAGGGTCCTTCTTTCTGTGCCGGTGGCGATGTGAAGGCTATGCAGAATAAGACGGGGATGTTTGCTGGGGAAAGCAATGAGCTTCGTATGCGTTACATTCATGGGATTCAGCAGATTCCGAAGTGCATTGAAGAGCTTTCGACGCCTTTGATTGCCATGGTGAACGGGCCGGCGATTGGGGCTGGTTGTGATTTGGCGATGATGTGTGATCTGCGTGTCGGCAGTGCTAAATCCAAGTTTGGCGAGACTTTTGTGAAGCTCGGACTGGTCCCCGGTGATGGCGGGACTTTTTTTCTTCAGCGGGTGATTGGTTTTTCTAAGGCGATGCAAATGTCTTTGACCGGTGATTTGATTGCGGGTGAACAGGCTTATCATTGGGGACTTTTGAATTATTTTGTCGAAGAAGCTCAGCTCGAGGCGGAAACTCGCAAGGTGGCTGAAAAGATTGCGGCAAATGCTCCTGTGGCGGTGCAGATGACGAAGAAGGCGATGAAGATGGCTTATCTTAATGATCTGCACACGGTCTTGGATGTGTCGGCGGCTTATCAAGGGATCACCCAACGCACGGCGGATCACTTCACGGCTTTGCAGGCCATGAAGGACAAAAAAACGCCCGAGTTTTCAGGGTATTAG
- a CDS encoding septation protein IspZ → MNPAGSPKAQAASVFFAGLLPVIAFTLIEEYYGTMAGLIAGMVFGVGEISYELYKYKKVSKITWFGNGMLFVLGGISLISSEGLWFKLQPALMEGIFALALWGSILMGKPLLVYLAEQQGHQFPDFVKSKMKGITFRSGLFFAIHTGLAVWAALAWSTSAWALLKGLGVTISFVLYLVMEGVLLRRAVLKQR, encoded by the coding sequence ATGAATCCTGCCGGAAGTCCCAAAGCGCAAGCGGCCAGCGTCTTTTTCGCAGGCCTTTTGCCCGTCATCGCGTTTACATTGATTGAAGAATATTACGGCACCATGGCGGGTCTGATTGCCGGGATGGTTTTTGGTGTCGGCGAAATTTCTTATGAACTTTATAAATACAAAAAAGTCTCGAAGATCACATGGTTCGGCAATGGGATGCTTTTTGTCTTAGGTGGCATCTCGCTGATTTCTTCTGAAGGCCTGTGGTTCAAACTTCAACCCGCCCTTATGGAAGGAATCTTTGCGCTGGCATTGTGGGGTTCCATTCTTATGGGGAAACCCCTGCTGGTGTACCTGGCAGAACAACAGGGCCACCAGTTTCCTGACTTTGTAAAAAGCAAAATGAAGGGCATCACTTTTCGCTCTGGTCTTTTCTTTGCCATTCACACAGGTCTTGCGGTCTGGGCCGCTTTGGCATGGAGCACATCGGCCTGGGCTTTACTGAAGGGTTTAGGGGTCACGATCAGCTTCGTGTTGTATCTCGTCATGGAGGGTGTTCTTTTACGCCGGGCCGTTTTAAAACAAAGATAG
- a CDS encoding HEAT repeat domain-containing protein: protein MSKILVASIVFAGLSSSTFAVAAKPSSSTLTSAMEVLKLPSENRRMAIHSQGDKHYSHFISVAFSESQPMSLRWRALMAAAEARGEKATPDLLKAGTHKQWYMRNAALVALTEVNPLQGQKLAMQLLKDKALVVRSAAVNALEKNVSSETRDLLWEELNQKYNFKNSQSLWIRHQIVEVLAKKPANHELKIFAGLLSDKDQRVQLPAVRGLEKLTGVKLDKSQMPVTALVGMWKDYLKKEKIAL, encoded by the coding sequence ATGAGTAAAATTCTTGTGGCTTCCATAGTGTTTGCTGGACTTTCTTCAAGTACTTTCGCAGTCGCAGCCAAACCTTCATCCAGTACTTTAACTTCAGCGATGGAAGTTCTTAAGCTTCCAAGTGAAAACCGTCGCATGGCCATTCATAGCCAGGGTGACAAACACTACTCTCATTTTATTTCTGTCGCTTTCAGTGAGTCCCAACCCATGAGTCTGCGCTGGCGTGCTTTGATGGCAGCCGCCGAAGCACGCGGAGAAAAAGCGACACCAGATTTACTCAAAGCGGGAACTCACAAACAATGGTATATGCGAAATGCAGCCTTGGTGGCCTTAACAGAGGTGAACCCTTTGCAGGGACAGAAGCTTGCCATGCAGCTTCTTAAAGACAAAGCCTTGGTGGTGCGTTCTGCCGCAGTCAATGCTCTTGAAAAAAACGTCAGTTCTGAAACGCGCGATCTTTTATGGGAAGAGCTGAACCAAAAGTATAATTTCAAGAACTCGCAAAGCCTGTGGATTCGCCACCAGATCGTGGAAGTTTTGGCAAAAAAACCGGCCAATCATGAGCTGAAGATTTTTGCGGGCCTTCTTTCTGACAAGGATCAAAGAGTGCAATTGCCGGCCGTGCGTGGTCTGGAAAAACTGACGGGCGTGAAGTTGGATAAGTCGCAAATGCCGGTCACGGCGCTGGTCGGAATGTGGAAGGACTATCTTAAGAAAGAAAAGATCGCTCTTTAG
- a CDS encoding dihydroorotase — translation MSQRPFDLLIQGGTCLLPHPTSTGLIEQQADIGIRDGRIEKIATSIQEPAQKTIKAMGLHVLPGVIDSQVHFREPGLTHKEDLETGTRAAILGGVTSIFEMPNTNPGTTTVEAFQDKLNRAKNRAHCNYAFFIGGAHDNVNNIAELELLPHCSGIKIFMGSSTGTLLVEDDETLERILRQGHRRVIFHSEDEMRLRERKHIATEMADPHYHPVWRDVETAVNSTTRLLELARKTGRKIHVLHVSTGEEMDLLKDQKDIATVEVLPQHLTLYAPDCYDKLGTYAQQNPPIREKRHLDRIWKAVLDGTVDVIGSDHAPHTKEEKEKPYPSSPSGVPGVQTLIPIMLNHVNEGRLSLSRFVEMVTMNPARVFGVVNKGFLKQGFDADLTLVDLKKQTTIDNSWIASRCGWTPFHGMPVQGWMTHTIVGGKLVMENDEVILPHQGQPVNFKDTHS, via the coding sequence ATGTCTCAACGCCCTTTTGACCTACTCATCCAAGGCGGAACTTGCCTGCTGCCCCACCCAACCTCTACAGGTTTGATCGAACAACAGGCCGACATCGGCATCCGTGATGGCCGCATCGAAAAAATCGCCACCTCCATCCAAGAGCCCGCGCAAAAAACCATCAAAGCTATGGGCCTTCATGTTTTACCGGGAGTCATCGACAGCCAGGTCCACTTTCGCGAGCCGGGGTTGACTCATAAAGAAGATCTGGAAACCGGAACCCGGGCAGCCATCCTCGGTGGAGTGACGAGCATCTTTGAAATGCCAAACACCAACCCAGGCACCACGACCGTCGAAGCTTTTCAAGATAAACTGAACCGCGCTAAAAACCGGGCGCATTGCAACTATGCCTTCTTCATCGGCGGCGCCCACGACAACGTCAATAACATCGCGGAACTGGAACTTTTACCTCATTGCTCCGGGATAAAAATTTTCATGGGAAGTTCCACCGGAACGCTGCTTGTGGAAGATGACGAAACCTTGGAAAGAATCCTTCGCCAGGGCCATCGCCGGGTGATTTTTCACTCCGAAGACGAGATGCGCTTGCGCGAACGCAAGCACATCGCCACGGAAATGGCTGATCCCCACTATCATCCCGTTTGGCGAGACGTGGAAACTGCGGTGAACTCGACCACCCGTCTTTTAGAACTGGCCCGCAAAACCGGTCGTAAGATTCATGTCTTGCACGTGTCGACCGGCGAAGAGATGGACCTTTTAAAAGATCAAAAAGACATCGCGACGGTCGAGGTGCTTCCACAGCATTTAACTTTGTATGCGCCTGACTGTTACGACAAACTGGGAACTTATGCGCAACAAAATCCTCCTATTCGAGAAAAGCGCCACCTGGATCGCATTTGGAAAGCCGTTTTGGACGGCACCGTTGATGTGATTGGCTCAGATCATGCGCCTCACACCAAAGAGGAAAAAGAAAAGCCTTATCCTTCCAGTCCTTCAGGAGTTCCGGGCGTTCAAACGCTTATCCCAATCATGTTGAATCACGTCAACGAAGGTCGCTTAAGTCTTTCCCGTTTTGTCGAGATGGTCACAATGAACCCCGCCCGCGTCTTTGGGGTCGTCAACAAAGGGTTCTTAAAACAGGGCTTTGATGCCGATCTGACATTGGTGGATCTAAAAAAACAAACGACCATTGATAACTCTTGGATCGCCAGTCGCTGTGGGTGGACACCCTTCCACGGGATGCCGGTGCAGGGCTGGATGACACACACGATTGTGGGTGGAAAATTGGTGATGGAAAACGACGAAGTTATTTTGCCGCATCAAGGTCAGCCCGTGAATTTTAAGGACACGCATTCATGA